A part of Sinorhizobium chiapasense genomic DNA contains:
- a CDS encoding polyamine ABC transporter substrate-binding protein, producing MSKIVIATLAAAALAGSTMLASAQERVVNVYNWSDYIDSSILEDFTKETGIKVVYDVFDSNEILETKLLAGGSGYDVVVPTAYFLQRQIAAGVFQKLDKSKLPNLPNMWNVIMERTAKYDPGNEYAVDYMWGTTGIGYNVDKMKEILGTDEKPNWDVIFKPEIAAKFKDCGIHLLDSPTDIVPSALAYLGLNPDSHEAADLEKAAELLTSIRPYVRKFHSSEYINALANGDICLAVGFSGDIFQARDRAAEAKAGVTVDYSIPAQGAQMWFDMLALPADAPHVAEAHEFINYMMKPEVIAKASNYVFYANGNKASQQFLDKEVLEDTAIYPSDEVMQKLFTITPFEPKEQRVLTRLWTKVVTGQ from the coding sequence ATGTCCAAAATCGTGATCGCAACACTGGCAGCCGCGGCGCTCGCGGGATCGACCATGCTCGCCTCCGCGCAGGAGCGGGTCGTCAATGTCTATAACTGGTCGGATTATATCGACAGCAGCATTCTCGAGGACTTCACCAAAGAGACCGGCATCAAGGTGGTCTACGACGTCTTCGATTCCAACGAAATCCTGGAGACGAAACTGCTCGCCGGCGGCTCCGGCTATGACGTCGTGGTGCCGACGGCCTATTTCCTGCAGCGCCAGATCGCGGCCGGCGTGTTCCAGAAGCTCGACAAGTCGAAGCTCCCGAACCTGCCGAATATGTGGAACGTTATCATGGAGCGTACGGCGAAGTACGATCCCGGCAACGAATATGCCGTAGACTACATGTGGGGCACGACCGGCATCGGCTACAATGTCGACAAGATGAAGGAGATCCTGGGCACGGACGAGAAGCCGAACTGGGACGTCATCTTCAAGCCTGAAATAGCCGCGAAATTCAAGGATTGCGGCATTCATCTCCTCGACTCGCCGACCGATATCGTTCCTTCCGCACTTGCCTATCTGGGCCTCAATCCCGACAGCCACGAGGCGGCCGATCTTGAAAAGGCGGCCGAGTTGCTGACGAGCATCCGTCCCTATGTGCGCAAGTTCCACTCGTCCGAATACATCAATGCGCTCGCAAACGGCGATATCTGCCTCGCTGTCGGCTTCTCCGGCGATATCTTCCAGGCGCGGGACCGTGCTGCGGAGGCGAAAGCCGGTGTGACGGTCGATTATTCAATCCCGGCGCAGGGCGCGCAGATGTGGTTCGACATGCTGGCGCTTCCCGCCGATGCGCCGCATGTTGCCGAAGCGCACGAGTTCATCAACTACATGATGAAACCGGAGGTCATTGCCAAGGCCTCGAACTATGTCTTCTACGCCAACGGCAACAAGGCTTCTCAGCAGTTCCTCGACAAGGAAGTCTTGGAAGACACGGCTATCTATCCGTCGGACGAGGTGATGCAGAAGCTGTTCACCATCACGCCGTTCGAGCCCAAGGAGCAGCGGGTGTTGACCCGGCTCTGGACCAAGGTCGTCACTGGCCAGTAA
- a CDS encoding ABC transporter permease subunit, with amino-acid sequence MAKIASAFVSRLVIIVPYAWLLFFFLIPFFIVFRISLSQTAVAMPPYTPVFDLADGLSGILEGMREFSLDNYVWLTEDVLYFNAYISSLIIAAVSTFLTLLIGYPIAYGMAQAPRSVRPTLLMLVILPFWTSFLIRVYAWIAILKPEGLLNQFLITIGVIDQPLIILNTNWAIYIGIVYSYLPFMVLPIYSALEKMDQTLTEAAQDLGCTPITAFWRVTFPLSLAGVVAGCLLVFIPAVGEFVIPDLLGGSETLMIGKTLWNEFNANRDWPVSSAVATLLLLILVLPIVYFQNVQAKADSEGR; translated from the coding sequence ATGGCAAAAATTGCGTCAGCCTTCGTCAGCCGTCTGGTCATCATCGTTCCCTATGCCTGGCTGCTCTTTTTCTTTCTCATTCCCTTTTTCATCGTCTTCCGCATCTCGCTTTCGCAGACGGCAGTTGCCATGCCGCCCTATACGCCGGTCTTCGATCTGGCCGACGGCCTTTCGGGCATCCTCGAAGGAATGCGCGAGTTCTCCCTCGACAACTATGTCTGGTTGACCGAGGACGTACTCTATTTCAACGCCTATATTTCGAGCCTCATCATCGCCGCCGTTTCCACTTTCCTGACGCTTTTGATCGGCTATCCGATCGCCTACGGAATGGCGCAGGCGCCGCGTTCCGTCCGTCCGACACTGTTGATGCTCGTGATCCTGCCCTTCTGGACGAGCTTCCTGATCCGGGTCTACGCCTGGATCGCGATCCTGAAACCGGAAGGTCTGCTCAATCAGTTCCTGATTACCATTGGCGTCATCGATCAACCGCTCATCATCCTCAACACCAACTGGGCGATCTACATCGGCATCGTCTACTCCTATCTCCCCTTCATGGTGCTGCCGATTTATTCGGCACTCGAGAAGATGGATCAGACGCTGACGGAGGCGGCTCAGGACCTCGGCTGTACGCCGATCACCGCCTTCTGGCGGGTGACGTTCCCGCTGTCGCTTGCGGGCGTCGTGGCCGGCTGCCTGCTGGTCTTCATTCCGGCGGTCGGCGAGTTCGTCATCCCGGACCTGCTTGGTGGATCGGAAACTCTCATGATCGGCAAGACCCTTTGGAACGAATTCAATGCCAACCGCGACTGGCCCGTTTCCTCGGCGGTCGCCACGCTCCTCCTGCTTATCCTGGTTCTCCCGATCGTCTATTTCCAGAATGTGCAGGCAAAAGCCGACAGCGAGGGGAGATAG
- a CDS encoding ABC transporter ATP-binding protein: MKSLGSIRRSFAPWADPASKPFISFKNVTKKFGDFTAVDDLSLNIYTREFFALLGASGCGKSTLLRMLAGFEQPTSGEIILDGQNLAGIPPYRRPVNMMFQSYALFPHMTVESNIAFGLKQDGMPKPDIAERVAQMLKLVKLEKFAKRKPHQLSGGQRQRVALARSLAKRPKVLLLDEPLGALDKKLREETQFELMDLQQELGLTFVIVTHDQEEAMTMADRIAVMSHGKVIQVATPAEIYEAPNSRFVADFIGDVNIFDGTVAAAEEGRVRVETAGGVPIRMASSAKLSTGARAAVAVRPEKIRVTRQAPAHAPLNAAEGEIWDIGYLGDMTVFHIRLKDGKVIKASSLNAVRAVEDPLGYDQQVWISFSEDAGVVLKD, encoded by the coding sequence ATGAAGTCTCTAGGCAGTATCCGGCGGTCCTTCGCCCCATGGGCGGATCCGGCCTCCAAACCATTCATTTCCTTCAAGAACGTAACCAAGAAGTTCGGAGACTTCACCGCCGTCGACGACCTTTCGCTGAACATTTACACCCGGGAGTTCTTCGCCCTTCTGGGTGCCTCGGGCTGCGGAAAATCGACGTTGCTGCGCATGCTTGCCGGTTTCGAGCAGCCGACGTCGGGCGAGATCATTCTCGACGGCCAGAATCTCGCGGGCATTCCGCCGTATCGGCGACCGGTCAACATGATGTTCCAGTCCTACGCGCTATTTCCTCATATGACCGTCGAAAGCAACATCGCCTTCGGTCTGAAGCAGGACGGCATGCCGAAGCCGGACATTGCCGAGCGCGTTGCGCAGATGCTGAAGCTCGTCAAGCTCGAGAAATTCGCCAAGCGCAAGCCGCACCAGCTTTCCGGCGGCCAGCGCCAGCGCGTGGCGCTCGCCCGCTCGCTTGCCAAGCGCCCGAAGGTGCTGTTGCTCGACGAGCCGCTGGGCGCCCTCGACAAGAAGCTGCGCGAGGAAACCCAATTCGAGCTGATGGACCTGCAGCAGGAACTAGGCCTGACCTTCGTCATCGTCACGCATGACCAGGAAGAGGCCATGACCATGGCCGACCGCATCGCCGTCATGAGCCACGGCAAGGTCATTCAGGTGGCGACGCCGGCGGAAATCTATGAAGCGCCGAATTCGCGCTTCGTCGCGGACTTCATCGGCGACGTGAACATTTTCGACGGCACGGTTGCCGCTGCGGAAGAGGGCAGGGTTCGCGTCGAGACGGCGGGCGGCGTTCCGATCCGGATGGCCTCGTCGGCGAAGCTGTCGACGGGAGCCAGGGCTGCCGTTGCGGTTCGGCCGGAAAAGATCCGGGTCACCCGGCAGGCGCCTGCCCACGCGCCGCTCAACGCAGCCGAAGGTGAGATCTGGGACATCGGCTATCTGGGCGACATGACCGTCTTCCACATTCGTCTGAAGGACGGCAAGGTCATCAAGGCATCGTCGCTGAATGCCGTGCGCGCCGTCGAGGATCCGCTTGGCTATGACCAGCAGGTGTGGATCTCGTTCAGCGAAGACGCGGGCGTGGTGTTGAAGGATTGA
- a CDS encoding AsmA family protein: MTRQILQILRSSGLWSRIGRRHLVWSAAVGVGLAVAYNAALPLVISTTDARATMERMLDAWSGGKSRIGGEPEVRFWPEPEITLPSATIESNEPNPRLLAHVGRITASFSLLAALRGDPVLDDIRFVDPVVTIERAADGTVNWKRPHWLSLTETTTGEDTPFGDITIENGRVRILDQMAGGGLNIDVPAISGTVKWPSFAERISAQLSTTIGGEAIDWALICDQPLALFAGGNASLRTSLTSTPLTFSFEGIGNLSMYPFASGHLQASAPSLSALLAWYRGGSSAVLPAGAFSIDAMVATGETTLKLDELQLAMGGATATGVLDVAFPAGDTPRIEGTLAFDSIDLNGLSLPTAKPADASAPQWRVAENLTGAWRADVRLSSQEVLVGPLRLTDVAAGVIINRNRASLDIGDSTYANGVLSGRLVLSDKGLEHGGRLQMSLKDADFAAVLNSFGLKGPTPSGRGTLTLDLATDQAVWATSAADLSGSLTFSLANGSLAGFDANAFIDLIRRGEFFSLSQASAGVFDFQAAEIDATFGGGVARLNRANFAGPSGSLSVTGVIPNRTGSLALAGMLENTETINQPLRFFVGGSWPNAVISPLSVLVEPQ; the protein is encoded by the coding sequence ATGACGAGACAAATCCTGCAGATATTGCGCAGTTCCGGCCTCTGGTCGCGGATCGGCCGGCGCCACCTCGTCTGGTCCGCCGCGGTCGGCGTCGGCCTCGCCGTCGCCTACAACGCCGCGCTGCCGCTGGTCATTTCGACGACGGATGCCCGCGCGACGATGGAACGGATGCTCGATGCCTGGTCGGGCGGTAAAAGCAGGATTGGCGGCGAACCCGAGGTCCGGTTCTGGCCGGAGCCTGAAATTACTCTACCCTCCGCAACCATCGAATCGAACGAGCCAAACCCGCGCCTGCTTGCCCATGTCGGCCGCATCACCGCATCCTTCAGCTTGCTCGCAGCCCTTCGCGGCGATCCGGTGCTGGACGATATCCGATTCGTCGATCCGGTCGTCACCATCGAGCGCGCCGCCGACGGAACGGTCAACTGGAAACGGCCGCACTGGCTGAGCCTCACCGAGACGACGACCGGTGAGGATACACCCTTCGGCGACATAACGATCGAAAACGGGCGGGTGCGGATCCTCGACCAAATGGCCGGCGGTGGCCTGAACATCGACGTTCCGGCCATTTCCGGAACTGTCAAATGGCCGTCCTTTGCCGAGCGCATCAGCGCACAGCTTTCGACGACCATCGGCGGCGAGGCTATTGACTGGGCGTTGATCTGCGACCAACCGCTGGCCCTCTTTGCCGGCGGCAATGCGTCGCTCAGGACCTCGCTGACCTCCACCCCTTTGACCTTCTCCTTCGAAGGTATCGGCAATCTTTCTATGTATCCCTTTGCCTCCGGCCATCTGCAGGCATCCGCCCCCTCGCTGTCAGCGCTTCTTGCCTGGTATCGGGGCGGTTCGTCGGCAGTGCTTCCCGCAGGTGCCTTCAGCATCGATGCCATGGTGGCGACCGGCGAAACGACGCTCAAGCTCGATGAGTTGCAACTTGCGATGGGTGGCGCCACCGCGACCGGCGTCCTGGACGTCGCCTTCCCGGCCGGCGACACGCCGCGTATCGAGGGAACGCTCGCCTTCGACAGCATCGATCTCAACGGCCTCAGTCTCCCGACTGCGAAGCCAGCGGACGCAAGCGCCCCACAATGGCGGGTGGCGGAGAACCTGACCGGCGCTTGGCGCGCAGATGTGCGGCTTTCATCGCAGGAAGTACTCGTCGGTCCGCTGCGTCTCACCGACGTAGCGGCCGGTGTCATCATCAATCGCAACCGGGCATCGCTCGACATCGGCGACAGTACCTACGCAAACGGTGTTCTCAGCGGCCGCCTGGTGCTCTCGGACAAGGGGTTGGAACATGGCGGTAGGCTGCAGATGAGCCTCAAGGATGCCGACTTCGCCGCCGTACTTAACAGTTTCGGTCTGAAGGGCCCGACGCCGAGCGGCAGGGGCACGCTCACTCTCGACCTTGCGACGGACCAAGCCGTCTGGGCGACCAGCGCTGCCGATCTTTCGGGCAGCCTGACTTTCTCGCTGGCAAATGGCAGCCTCGCCGGATTCGATGCGAATGCCTTCATCGATCTCATCCGAAGGGGGGAATTCTTTTCTCTCTCGCAGGCGAGTGCCGGGGTGTTCGACTTCCAGGCGGCCGAGATTGACGCCACCTTCGGCGGCGGCGTGGCCCGGCTGAACCGAGCGAATTTTGCCGGACCGTCAGGTAGCTTGTCAGTTACCGGCGTCATCCCTAACCGCACGGGAAGCCTCGCGCTTGCCGGAATGCTGGAAAACACGGAGACGATCAACCAACCGCTGCGCTTCTTCGTCGGTGGGTCCTGGCCGAATGCGGTCATCTCGCCGCTCTCCGTCCTCGTTGAGCCGCAATAG
- a CDS encoding ABC transporter permease subunit has protein sequence MEKWSRFNIVSIVLGFGFLYLPIVLLVIFSFNESKLVTVWAGFSTRWYGQLWHNQALLDAAWVTIRVALLSATVATVLGTLAAIALVRYTRFRGRVLFSGMVYAPLVMPEVITGLSLLLLFVAIGFDRGFWTITLAHITFTMCFVAVVVQSRLLSFDQSIEEAALDLGATPVRTFFEITLPVIAPAVFSGWVLAFTLSLDDLVISSFTTGPGATTLPMKIYSQVRLGVTPEINAICTILIGVVAFGVLVASIVTKRREVQRERDERAAFAVVG, from the coding sequence ATGGAAAAGTGGTCGCGCTTCAACATCGTCTCCATCGTCCTCGGCTTCGGCTTCCTTTACCTGCCGATCGTGCTTCTGGTGATTTTCTCGTTCAACGAGTCCAAGCTCGTCACCGTCTGGGCCGGCTTTTCGACGCGATGGTACGGCCAGCTCTGGCACAACCAGGCCCTGCTTGATGCTGCCTGGGTGACCATTCGCGTCGCGCTGCTGTCGGCGACTGTCGCGACGGTGCTTGGAACGCTGGCGGCGATCGCGCTCGTGCGCTACACCCGCTTTCGCGGCCGGGTGCTGTTCTCTGGCATGGTCTACGCGCCGCTGGTGATGCCGGAGGTGATCACCGGCCTGTCACTGTTGCTGCTGTTCGTCGCCATTGGGTTCGATCGCGGCTTCTGGACGATCACGCTCGCCCATATCACTTTCACCATGTGCTTTGTCGCCGTGGTGGTTCAGTCGCGTCTCTTGAGCTTCGACCAGTCGATCGAGGAGGCGGCGCTCGATCTCGGCGCGACGCCGGTCAGGACGTTCTTCGAAATCACGCTGCCGGTGATTGCGCCAGCGGTCTTTTCCGGCTGGGTGCTTGCCTTCACCCTGTCGCTCGACGATCTGGTGATTTCGAGCTTCACGACGGGGCCGGGTGCCACCACCCTGCCCATGAAGATCTATAGCCAGGTGCGCCTCGGGGTGACGCCGGAAATCAACGCGATCTGCACGATCCTGATCGGCGTCGTCGCGTTCGGGGTGCTCGTCGCCTCGATCGTGACGAAGCGTCGGGAGGTGCAGCGGGAGAGGGACGAGCGCGCTGCATTTGCCGTGGTAGGCTGA
- a CDS encoding fatty acid desaturase family protein yields MSERNRRIDPRELKRLSVLQPRKSLTAIATDWAVIAAAIAVSEYTDNILVYVIAIAVIAGRMHALGCMVHEAAHYRIIRDRKLSDWMSDILLAWPVLATVDGYRQNHLAHHQHANTDDDPDWVAKRDLTQFTFPQKLARGIAQLLGYLVAVNSIRDLIHMAKRISTTDRSTPAYKALRLGFYLSAAVVFTILGIWREFVLYWLVPFFTFFCLFLYVRSVAEHFGSMDYGDELTSSRTVYPHAWEKLFFAPHNINYHLEHHLYPGVPYYNLPDLHAILMRNKTYAAKAHITRGYTTGLAAECFAPGAPLLPNQHPASY; encoded by the coding sequence ATGAGCGAGCGAAACCGCAGGATCGACCCGAGGGAATTGAAGCGCCTTTCGGTCCTGCAGCCGAGAAAATCACTAACGGCAATCGCCACGGACTGGGCCGTCATCGCGGCGGCGATCGCCGTCAGCGAATACACCGACAATATCCTCGTCTACGTGATCGCCATCGCTGTGATCGCCGGGCGAATGCACGCCTTGGGCTGCATGGTGCACGAGGCTGCCCACTACCGCATCATTCGCGATCGCAAGCTCAGCGACTGGATGAGTGACATTCTGCTGGCCTGGCCGGTGCTGGCGACAGTTGACGGCTATCGCCAGAACCACCTTGCCCACCACCAGCACGCCAATACGGATGACGACCCGGACTGGGTGGCAAAGCGCGACCTCACACAGTTTACCTTCCCGCAGAAACTGGCACGCGGTATTGCGCAACTGCTCGGCTACCTCGTCGCGGTGAATTCGATCCGCGACCTTATTCACATGGCCAAGAGGATCTCGACGACGGATCGCTCGACACCGGCCTACAAGGCGCTAAGGCTTGGCTTCTACCTTTCGGCAGCGGTCGTTTTCACGATCCTCGGCATCTGGCGCGAATTCGTGCTCTACTGGCTCGTGCCCTTCTTCACCTTTTTCTGCCTGTTTCTTTACGTGCGCAGCGTCGCCGAACATTTTGGCAGCATGGATTACGGCGACGAACTGACGAGCTCACGCACCGTCTATCCGCATGCCTGGGAGAAGCTTTTCTTCGCCCCCCACAACATCAACTACCACCTCGAGCACCACCTCTATCCCGGCGTGCCCTACTACAATCTGCCGGATCTGCACGCTATCCTGATGCGAAACAAGACCTATGCGGCGAAGGCCCACATTACACGTGGCTATACCACCGGCCTCGCCGCGGAATGCTTCGCGCCCGGGGCACCGCTGTTGCCCAATCAGCATCCGGCGAGTTACTGA